Proteins encoded in a region of the Populus nigra chromosome 3, ddPopNigr1.1, whole genome shotgun sequence genome:
- the LOC133688864 gene encoding uncharacterized protein LOC133688864 isoform X2: MVCVACLLPLFLVPIVNLLPLIFYFLKGKIYALFGWEYRKPERAPPACPYKPPASSINTTNKVEAEGEPVAKPVAVGDGKQD, from the exons atg gtTTGCGTAGCGTGCTTGTTACCTCTGTTCCTCGTCCCAATCGTCAACCTGTTACCCTTGATCTTCTATTTTCTCAAG GGAAAAATATATGCGCTGTTTGGATGGGAATACAGGAAACCAGAGAGAGCTCCTCCAGCTTGTCCTTATAAGCCCCCTGCTTCCAGTATTAACACTACTAACAAA GTGGAAGCGGAAGGTGAACCTGTTGCGAAACCTGTGGCAGTAGGAGATGGAAAGCAGGACTGA
- the LOC133688864 gene encoding uncharacterized protein LOC133688864 isoform X1 — MVCVACLLPLFLVPIVNLLPLIFYFLKGKIYALFGWEYRKPERAPPACPYKPPASSINTTNKQVEAEGEPVAKPVAVGDGKQD, encoded by the exons atg gtTTGCGTAGCGTGCTTGTTACCTCTGTTCCTCGTCCCAATCGTCAACCTGTTACCCTTGATCTTCTATTTTCTCAAG GGAAAAATATATGCGCTGTTTGGATGGGAATACAGGAAACCAGAGAGAGCTCCTCCAGCTTGTCCTTATAAGCCCCCTGCTTCCAGTATTAACACTACTAACAAA CAGGTGGAAGCGGAAGGTGAACCTGTTGCGAAACCTGTGGCAGTAGGAGATGGAAAGCAGGACTGA